GGGCCGAGGTCGCACAGGTCTCGTCGATCGCGAACCCGCCCCGGGGGCCGAGCTCCAGCACCCCGGCGCCGAGCTCGTCGCGCGGGGTGATGCCGGTGGCCGCCACCACGAGGTCCACGGCGATGTCGTCCCCGGAGCCGAAGCGCAGCAGCGGTCCCTCCAGGGCAAGGGGACGCTCGCCGAGCCTCAGCACGTACCCCTGCCCCCGCAGCAGCCGGTTGAGGGTGCGCCCGCCGGACTCGTCCAGCTGGGCGTTCATGACCCAGGGGCGGGAGTGGACCACGGTCACGTCCGCGCCCAGCGCCCTGAGCCCGCCGGCGGCCTCCAGGCCCAGCAGGCCGCCGCCGATCACGGCGGCCCGGGGCGCGCGTCCCAGCCGGCCGCCCAGCTCGGCCACCTGCCCGCGCAGGCGGTCGACGTCGTCGATGGTCCGGTAGACCACCATGTCCCCGGCCCCGGGGATCGGCGGCCGGGCGGCGTCGCTGCCGGTGGCCAGGACCAGTTCGTCCCAGCCGACGGTGTCGCCGTCCGCGGTGGCCAGGGTGCGGGCCGCGGGGTCGATGCCGGTGACCCGGCAGCCCGTCCGCAGGCCCACGCGAGGATCGTCCCAGGGGCCGGGGCCCAGGGGGAGGTCGTCGCCCGCGTCCAGGAAGCGACGGGAGAGCGCCACGCGGTCGTAGGGCGCCCACCGCTCCTCCGTGAAGACGGACACCCGCAGGTCCTCCTCGCGGGCCAGCAGGGCCTCCACCAGCCGGTGGGCGGCGGGCCCGCCGCCCACCACGGCCACGGTCCGGTTCGTTCGTCCGATCGGTCGCACAGTCATGGGTCCATCCCCTCGCGTCGTCTCGCGCCGTCGCGCGTCGATGGGCCACCACGCTATGGGCGGGCCGTTTCCCGGCCGTGTCCCCGGTGTAACGGCTCGATGTCGCGCCCCTCACCGGTCCGCGGGCACCCCCGGAGGACACCGTTGCACGGACGAAACATCCCGGACGACGAGGGGAAACACCGGCTTCCTACGGTGGGTCCATGACCCTCACCGCGATCCACCCAGCGTCCAGCACTGCCGCCCGGCCCGTCCTCGCCACCGCGAGTCCGTCAGTCCGGTCCTGGCACCCGGTCTGTCCCCTGGACCGGCTCGAGCCCCTGTGGGCCGAGGCCGCCCTCGTGGCCGGTCAGCAGGTCGCCCTGGTGCGGCTGCCCTCCGACGAGGTGCTCGCCGTGTCCCACTGGGATCCCTACGCGCACGCCCCCGTCATGGCCCGCGGGATCGTCGGCTCCCGCGGCGGGCGGCCCACCCTGGCCTCACCCCTGCACAAGCAGGTCTACGACCTCGGCACGGGGCAGTGCCTCACCGACCCCGGCCTGCGGCTCGCCACGTTCGGCGTGCGGGTCCGGGACCGGATCGTCGAGGTCCGCGCCGCGTGAGGGACATGCCGGCGCTCATCGCCGTCTCCCACGGCACGGCGGACCCCGCGGGCCGGGCACGGATCGCCGAGCCCGTGGTGGGGCGCTACCGCGTTACCGTGGAGGGGTGTTCACTCCCTGGGACCACGGCTCGACCGCCTACCGCACCACGCTGCTGACCGGCACCGGCCTCATCCTGCTCGGCATCATCCTCTCCGTGCTCGGCGCCCTGGCCTCCGCCCTGCCGCTGCAGTGGACGGCGCTCGTGCTGATCGGCGCCGGCCTCGTCACGCACCTCGCGGCCCAGGTGCTCCGGATCCGGGACGCCCGCCGCCGGCACCGGCCCGCGGACCGGTAGTCTGGGGACGGCCCAGCAACCCGAGACCAGGAGGACCGCCGCGTGAGCGTCAACCCGGACCTGCAGGGGCGGAGCTACCCGCCCACCGCGCCCTACGCCGTCGGGCGGGAGAAGATCCGGGAGTTCGCCGCCGCCGTGCAGGCCGCGCACCCCGCGCACGCGGACGTGGAGGCGGCCCGGGCCCTGGGCCACGCCGACCTGGTCGCCCCGCCCACCTTCGCCGTCGTCCTCGCCCAGCGCGCCGAGCAGGCGGTGGTGCAGGACCCGGACTCGGGCATCGACTTCTCCCGCGTGGTCCACGCGGACGAGCGCTTCACCCACCACCGGCCCATCGTGGCCGGCGACGAGCTGGTCGCCACCGCCACCGTGGAGGCCGTGAAGTCCCTCGGCGGGCACTCGATGGTCACCACGCGCGCCGACATCGCCACCGTGGCCGGGGAACCGGTCAGCACCGTGCGGTCCACCCTCCTGGTCCGCGGAGAGGACGCCTGATGCCCGCCACCCCCGCCAAGGGCGAGTCCATCGGGACCGCCACCGTCCACCTCGAGCGCGCCGACCTGGTCCGCTACGCCGGCGCCTCGGGGGACTTCAACCCCATCCACTGGTCCGAGTCCATGGCGCGCGCCGTGGGGCTGCCCGGGGTGATCGCCCACGGCATGCTGACGATGGGCACCGCCGTGCAGCTCGTCACCGACTGGTGCGGGGACCCCGGCGCCGTGGTGGACTACCAGACCCGCTTCACCCAGATGGTGCCGGTCCCCGAGGACGGCGGCGCCGACCTCGAGGTCTCCGGGAAGGTCGGGGCCGTGAACGACGACGGCACGGTCCGGATCGACCTGGCGGTCACCACCGGCGGGACGAAGGTGCTCACGAAGGCGCAGGCGCTGGTCCGGCTGGGCGAGCGGTGAGGCTCGCCGAGCACACCACGAGCCGCGTGGGCGGCCCGGCCGGGCACTGGGTCACCGCGGCCTCCGAGGAGGCCGCCGTCGAGGCCGTCCGGCGGGCCGACGACGCCGGCACGCCCCTGCTCGTGCTCGGCGGCGGGTCCAACGCCCTGGTGGCCGACGCCGGCTTCCCCGGCACCGTGGTCCACCTCGCCTTCGCCGGCATCGAGCAGCGGTCCGGCGGGATCCTGCGCCTGGCCGCCGGCCAGGACTGGGACGAGGCCGTGGCGTGGACCGTGGAGCACGGGTTGTCCGGCCTCGAGGCGCTCTCCGGCATCCCCGGCTCCGCCGGGGCCACCCCCGTGCAGAACGTGGGCGCGTACGGGGCGGACGTCTCCCAGTGCCTCGTCGCGGTCCGGGCCTGGGACCGGCGGGCCGGGGCCGTCGTGGAGCTCTCCGCCGCCGAGCTGGGGTTCGGCTACCGGGACTCGGTCATCAAGCGCACCCTGGCCCCTGCCGAGGGCGCCGCCACGCCGCGCTGGGTGGTGCTCTCCGTGGACTTCCGGCTGCGGGAGGCCGGCGAGGTGGCCCCCGTGCGCTACG
This genomic window from Citricoccus sp. SGAir0253 contains:
- the nirD gene encoding nitrite reductase small subunit NirD, whose protein sequence is MTLTAIHPASSTAARPVLATASPSVRSWHPVCPLDRLEPLWAEAALVAGQQVALVRLPSDEVLAVSHWDPYAHAPVMARGIVGSRGGRPTLASPLHKQVYDLGTGQCLTDPGLRLATFGVRVRDRIVEVRAA
- a CDS encoding MaoC family dehydratase N-terminal domain-containing protein; translation: MSVNPDLQGRSYPPTAPYAVGREKIREFAAAVQAAHPAHADVEAARALGHADLVAPPTFAVVLAQRAEQAVVQDPDSGIDFSRVVHADERFTHHRPIVAGDELVATATVEAVKSLGGHSMVTTRADIATVAGEPVSTVRSTLLVRGEDA
- a CDS encoding MaoC family dehydratase — its product is MPATPAKGESIGTATVHLERADLVRYAGASGDFNPIHWSESMARAVGLPGVIAHGMLTMGTAVQLVTDWCGDPGAVVDYQTRFTQMVPVPEDGGADLEVSGKVGAVNDDGTVRIDLAVTTGGTKVLTKAQALVRLGER
- a CDS encoding UDP-N-acetylmuramate dehydrogenase; translated protein: MRLAEHTTSRVGGPAGHWVTAASEEAAVEAVRRADDAGTPLLVLGGGSNALVADAGFPGTVVHLAFAGIEQRSGGILRLAAGQDWDEAVAWTVEHGLSGLEALSGIPGSAGATPVQNVGAYGADVSQCLVAVRAWDRRAGAVVELSAAELGFGYRDSVIKRTLAPAEGAATPRWVVLSVDFRLREAGEVAPVRYAQLARALGVAEGEHAPLRAVREQVLALRAGKGMVLDAADPDTWSTGSFFTNPIVPEAVRSRLPEGAPAFGAGEGHVKLSAAWLIEHAGFGRGFGLGAGEAHLAGGRASLSTKHTLAVTNRGSATAEDLLAIARTVRDGVEEAWGVRLHPEPVLVGCTL